In Micromonospora sp. WMMD980, the following are encoded in one genomic region:
- a CDS encoding MarR family transcriptional regulator has translation MTGSDEEGLAETFWAVARRLRHQTKGALEPWEISPGQARALGVLMRHGALRPGALAEHLRIAPRSATEVVDGLQERGLVERRPDPDDRRATLVAPTAEGDRVGSAIREARATEAERFFGALDPGDRAELTRILRRLREE, from the coding sequence GTGACCGGCAGCGACGAGGAGGGCCTGGCCGAGACGTTCTGGGCGGTGGCCCGGCGGCTGCGCCACCAGACCAAAGGCGCGCTGGAGCCGTGGGAGATCAGCCCCGGGCAGGCGCGGGCGCTCGGCGTGCTGATGCGGCACGGCGCGCTGCGACCCGGGGCGCTCGCCGAGCACCTGCGCATCGCCCCCCGCTCGGCCACCGAGGTGGTCGACGGCCTCCAGGAGCGAGGGCTGGTCGAGCGGCGGCCCGACCCGGACGACCGGCGGGCCACGCTGGTCGCCCCGACCGCCGAGGGCGACCGGGTGGGCAGCGCGATCCGCGAGGCCCGGGCCACCGAGGCGGAGCGCTTCTTCGGCGCGCTCGACCCGGGCGACCGGGCGGAGTTGACCCGGATCCTGCGCCGGCTGCGCGAGGAGTAG